The Triticum aestivum cultivar Chinese Spring chromosome 7B, IWGSC CS RefSeq v2.1, whole genome shotgun sequence genome window below encodes:
- the LOC123155732 gene encoding uncharacterized protein At5g41620, giving the protein MLRRRDAGEAVAAVEEVTTRPKIRKRCALSSSSGASGTLRRLRLRRGVVSLHRRGSGGVASPLPTSWKMSESSWSRACRADGMHSSVSARKLVSALWQMNEGGLLEEEEEARIARDAAARRGSAAAHRRSASSVEISKRSRTRSKVVSEADHGRHWFSDKLSNAGTTGMQACAQDSSSTCSADRMAHLQDMYNSLTACKELVRVLGNIWGPGDLSPSTASLLSALRSELDLARAHARQLARERSHRGSETVELMKKRLEAEARAWKSKQREKVAATVRVVCDELDGERRSRRRAERVSAKLGSALAEAERELERERRSRERLEKVCDELVRGGEVEEEVRREAEEAQAEVDREREMLRLADELREERVQMKLLEARLQFEEKNAVVEQLRGELEAFLETKKQGLLELESPAAADEERQATHDDDDHHGFFEAEGGNGVARVDVNKRTDVDDDGGGSGDDSDGSDMHSIELNMDGGRNKDYGGWSYTTAFKEMMTTTAKKAASADSRGTGCADLWAGDRRSLEEPEGGQRWDDDEGRSDVDEEDSERYQAIKNLREQMLAGHGLGSIFLSGAYEGNYTA; this is encoded by the exons ATGCTGAGGCGGCGCGACGCGGGTGAAGCTGTTGCTGCTGTCGAGGAGGTGACGACGAGGCCCAAGATCCGCAAGCGGTGCGCGCTGTCATCATCGTCCGGCGCGTCGGGGACACTGAGGAGGCTGAGGCTGAGGCGAGGCGTTGTGTCGCTCCATCGGAGGGGATCAGGCGGCGTCGCTTCGCCGTTGCCGACCAGCTGGAAGATGTCCGAGTCGTCGTGGAGCCGGGCGTGCCGCGCCGACGGGATGCACTCGTCGGTGTCCGCCCGGAAGCTCGTCAGCGCTCTCTGGCAGATGAACGAGGGCGgcttgctcgaggaggaggaggaggcccggatCGCCAGGGACGCGGCTGCGCGCCGGGGCTCCGCGGCGGCGCACCGGCGCAGCGCGTCGTCCGTGGAG ATCTCCAAGAGGTCAAGAACGAGGAGCAAGGTGGTTTCGGAGGCTGATCATGGGCGCCATTGGTTTTCAGATAAGCTGAGCAATGCCGGCACAACCGGG ATGCAAGCATGCGCTCAAGACTCGAGCTCCACGTGTTCAGCGGACAGAATGGCACACCTGCAAGACATGTACAACAGCCTGACAGCGTGCAAGGAGCTCGTCAGAGTCCTCGGCAACATCTGGGGGCCGGGAGACCTGAGCCCGTCCACGGCGTCGCTCCTCTCCGCTCTGCGCTCCGAGCTCGACCTGGCGCGCGCCCACGCGCGGCAGCTCGCCAGAGAGCGGAGCCACCGCGGCAGCGAGACGGTGGAGCTCATGAAGAAGCggctggaggccgaggcgcgcGCGTGGAAGAGCAAGCAGAGGGAGAAGGTGGCGGCCACCGTGCGGGTCGTGTGCGACGAGCTCGACGGCGAGAGGCGGTCGAGGCGGAGGGCGGAGCGGGTGAGCGCCAAGCTCGGGAGCGCGCTGGCCGAGGCGGAGCGGGAGCTCGAGAGGGAGCGGAGGTCGAGGGAGCGGCTCGAGAAGGTGTGCGACGAGCTCGTGaggggcggcgaggtggaggaggaggtgagGCGGGAGGCCGAGGAGGCGCAGGCGGAGGTCGACCGGGAGCGGGAGATGCTGCGGCTCGCCGACGAGCTCCGGGAGGAGCGGGTCCAGATGAAGCTGCTCGAGGCGCGGCTCCAGTTCGAGGAGAAGAACGCCGTCGTCGAGCAGCTCCGCGGCGAGCTGGAGGCCTTCCTGGAGACCAAGAAGCAGGGCCTCCTCGAACTGGAATCACCTGCCGCCGCTGATGAAGAACGCCAAGCTACTCACGACGATGATGATCACCATGGATTCTTCGAAGCTGAAGGTGGCAATGGAGTTGCTCGTGTGGATGTCAACAAGAGGACGGACGTAGACGACGACGGTGGAGGATCCGGTGATGATTCAGACGGCAGCGACATGCACTCCATCGAGCTGAACATGGACGGTGGCAGAAACAAGGACTATGGCGGCTGGAGCTACACCACCGCTTTCAAGGAGATGATGACAACGACGGCCAAGAAGGCGGCGTCTGCGGACAGCAGGGGAACGGGGTGCGCCGATCTGTGGGCCGGCGACCGGAGATCGCTGGAGGAACCGGAAGGAGGCCAGCGGTGGGACGACGACGAAGGGCGCAGCGACGTCGACGAGGAGGACTCGGAGAGGTACCAGGCCATCAAGAACCTCAGGGAGCAGATGCTCGCCGGCCATGGGTTGGGTTCCATTTTCCTGTCGGGAGCATATGAAGGAAATTATACGGCCTGA